From one Ictalurus punctatus breed USDA103 chromosome 20, Coco_2.0, whole genome shotgun sequence genomic stretch:
- the LOC108280527 gene encoding glial cell line-derived neurotrophic factor, with the protein MSSGVNRRLTGGRRWRRGRAKRGLFAMLSAATDATFQRRNWKMVVWVLVSLLPLVVGDRPGFGEDPVDAVGLVTTMLDEQPFDALPEEDEEMGDGDSYSPWHNVFEPSVLVEEEHPARWERSPRSSDASDAQSKGSRKKKKKKKKEKEKGEDEGRGQSSRDCHLERREMRVRDLGMGYDSDEIVLFKFCVGLCQSARGNYDAALRALLTNGSLPKRTARKVSARPCCRPTAYKSVSFMDTSTTWRTIENVSALDCKCVG; encoded by the exons gtgggagaaggtggaggagaGGTCGAGCAAAACGAGGACTGTTTGCAATGTTATCTGCAGCCACTGATGCCACGTTTCAAAGAAGAAACTGGAAG ATGGTGGTATGGGTGCTTGTATCTCTGCTGCCCCTGGTAGTCGGAGACAGGCCCGGGTTTGGCGAAGACCCCGTGGACGCAGTGGGTTTGGTTACGACCATGCTGGACGAGCAGCCGTTTGACGCCCTACCCGAGGAAGACGAGGAGATGGGAGACGGAGACAGCTATTCTCCGTGGCATAACGTTTTTG AACCCTCGGTTCTAGTAGAGGAGGAGCATCCAGCCCGGTGGGAGCGTTCCCCACGTTCCTCAGATGCCTCTGATGCTCAGTCCAAGGGCTCgcgcaagaaaaagaaaaagaagaagaaagagaaggagaaaggcgAGGATGAGGGGCGGGGCCAGAGCAGCCGCGACTGCCACCTGGAGCGGCGTGAGATGCGAGTGAGGGACCTGGGGATGGGTTACGACTCGGACGAGATCGTGCTCTTTAAGTTCTGCGTGGGTTTGTGCCAGAGTGCACGGGGGAACTACGACGCTGCGCTGCGGGCTCTGCTGACCAACGGCAGCCTGCCGAAACGCACAGCACGCAAGGTCAGCGCCAGACCCTGCTGCCGACCCACGGCATACAAGTCCGTCTCCTTCATGGACACGTCCACAACGTGGAGGACCATCGAGAATGTCTCGGCCTTGGACTGCAAGTGCGTGGGCTAA